The Flammeovirga pectinis genomic interval TGGTTACGAATCTCTTCATACAACTGTAATGGGGCACAATGGTATTTGGGTTGAGGTACAAATCCGTTCTAAAAGAATGGATGAGATTGCCGAAAAAGGATACGCTGCCCATTGGAAATACAAAGAACAAGGAGATAATAGTTCTGAAAAAGGTATTGAGCAATGGCTAAATGAGGTCAGAACCTTAATGGAAAACGACAAAGTTAACGCTGTAGAGTTCCTTGATGACTTTAGAACGAACCTTTTTAATAAAGAAGTTTTTGTTTTTACTCCAAATGGAGATTTAAAAGTATTCCCACAAGGGGCTACAGTTTTAGATTTTGCATTTGATATCCATACAGAAGTTGGTGCTAAATGTTTAGGTGCTAAAATTAATGGTAAACTTGTTCCGTTAAGTTACCAATTACAAAATGGCGATCAGATTGAAATTCTTACGGCTAACCAACCAAAAGCAAATGAGGGTTGGTTAAAAATTGTACGTACCTCTCGTGCAAGAGCGAAGATAAGGTCTCATTTAAAAGACGATAGAAAAAGAGTTGCAATGATTGGTCGTGAAATAATTGACCGAAAATTAAAGCAGCTTAAAATTAAATATGACGATAAGGTAGCACAACAACTTAGAGATTTTTTTAATCTAAATAGTGAAAGTGATTTATATTATCAAATAGGTGAAGGTATAATTGAACATACGCAAATCAAGAAGTTTAAAGACCATCTTGATACTACCAATACCGTTAAAAAGAAAAAAATTGTTCCTGATTCTGCAAAAGAATTCAAGACCAAGATAAAAAAAATACGCAAAGACGATGACGAACTTGTAATTGGAGAAGATATGGATAATGTCCATTACTCTATAGCAAATTGTTGTCATCCAATTCAAGGAGATGATATCTTTGGTTTTATTACTATTAATAATGGTATAAAAATACACAGAACAAATTGCCCCAACTCTATAGCTATGATGGCCAACTACGGCTACAGAATTATTAAAGCACGTTGGGCATCAGAAAAAGAATCTTCTTTTATATCTAAAATTGCTATTGAAGGTACAGATAGAATTGGACTCGTGAACGATGTTACTAGAATAATAACTAGTAGAATGAAAGTGAACATCAGATCGATATCAATAGAGTCTCTAGATGGTATTTTTAAAGGAAATATAGAAATCTCCGTCAAAAATTTAAAAGAGTTTGAAAAAGTAATTACAGAGATTGGAGAAATTAATGGAATATTAAAAATTACAAGAACAGATAATTAAGTCCATTAAAGAAATAAAAATAAAGCTACATCGTTATAACAGGTGTAGCTTTTTTTATGAACTACCAACAAACTGTACTCATTCAATAAAAATTAGCACATTGGCAATATATTTATTAAATTGAGGAAACGCGTAAGAAGTGTATTTTTTCGAAAATTGGACATTATCAATTTTACACTTTCTTATTTTTTTAATGGTAAAACTACTTCTTCTTACTCATATTTTTCATACAGCATGAAAACAGGATATTTAGATCAGGCACTTTCAATATATCAGAATTTAACTAGAGAGTTAACTTTTAAAGGACTTTCTACAAAAATTTTATCAACAGTTACTTCAATGTCAATTGTTGAGAGAGCATCAATTATTATTAAATCAGGTGATGATTTTGTTTTAAAAGCATATCAAGTCAGAACTGATAATGATGTTGTTTTTTCAGAATCTAATAGAATAGCTTTTGACGATGACTTGCCGTTAGGTATTTTAAGTCAGATAAAAGAAAGTAAATCAACTGTTTTTGTTGATGTTGCTAAAGGAAATCAAACAGTTTCTTCTGATTTATATGTCAAATTAAATTCACCTACTTACCTAAATTTTATTCCTCTTTGGAATGATGATATTATAGTAGGATTTTTGATGTTAGAACAGTTTCAAAATTTAAACTCAACGCCTGAGAGTATTAAATTCCTGCAACTTTTAGCCCCTCAAATGGCTATTTTACTTCAAAATGCTGTAGCACTAGAAAGCTATAAAAAGTTATCTACTGCTGCTGTTGAACGTAAAGAAGAAGTTACTCAAAAAGATCCTGAAGAAGACAATTCATCAATTAATAAATCTGACTTAAAAGTTTTAGGAGATATCGGACAAATCATTGCCACATCTCATACTATTGAGTCTATGATTCAAACTGTTTATCAGAAGATAAATAAGTTAATTGATGCACAAACCCTAGATATAGGTATTTATAACGAAGAAAAAGGGCTTCTTGAATTCCCTTCTTCTTACGAGGATGGTGAAAAACTTCCTTTTAATACTTGTGCTATTAAGGAAGGAAATAGATTGGCAACAATCTGTTTTAATGAAAGCAGAATAATTCACATCAATAATTTTGATGAAGAAATAAGAGATATAATTCCATCTTATGAGGTAACAGCTCCTAGAGTTGGTAAAAAAGTAAAATCAATAATTTACGTTCCAGTTATTGATAAAAATAAGGTAATTGGCGTAATGACCGTTCAGAGTGGTTTAGAAAATGCATACAACCCTTCTGACATTTACTTGGTAAGAAATATTAGTTCATATATTGCTATTGCAATTGATAATATCAACTTATCAAAATCTTCTAAAGAACAAGAAGAAACACACAGCCTCATTACTAAAATGAATGAGGAAAAACTATCAAAAGCCTATACAACTTTAAAAAGTTTAGGTGAAATTGGTCAGGATATTACTTCTAACCTTTCTATTGAAAGAATCTCAGATACTGCATACGAAAGTTTAAATAGTTTAATTGATGCCCCTTTATTCTCTATAGGAATTTATAATAAAGACCGTGGAGTTATAGAAGTATCGACAAATATTGAACATGGAGAAAAACTTCCTCCAAAAACAATATTACTTACTGATAATACTAAACTCTCTGTACAATGTTTTAAAACATTGAAAGAGATTATTATCAATGATGTTGTAAGCGAATACTCTACTTTTATTCCTAATGTGAAGTTGCCTTATGATGATGTTGCAAAAATGCCTCAATCATTAATTTATTTACCATTAATTGGTAAGGAAGGCACTTTAGGGTTTATTACTGTTCAGAGTTATAAGCCACATGCATTTCTAGAAAGTGATCTAAACGTTTTAAGAAACATTGCAATTTATATTGGTATTGCCCTTGATAACGCATTAACGTATGAAGGCCTTGAAGAAATTGTAACTGATAGAACGGCAGAACTTCAGCAGCAAAAGCAAGAAGTAGAAGCAAATAGAGATGAAATTCAGCAATCCTATAAAAATGTACAGTTATTATCTGATATCGGCGTAACACTATCTTCTAGTTTAAGTGTTGATGGAGTTATTGAAACTGTATATAAGAATGTACATAGTTTAATGGATGCTACTACTTTTGGTATTGGTATTTACAAACATAGAAAACAACAAATTGAGTTTAGAGGTGCAATGGAAAAAGGTGAAAAGCTACCTTTCTTCATTCATGAAATGAGTGATAAAACTAAATTATCATCCATTGCTCTAATCGAAAATAAAGACATTGTAATTTCTGATATTACTACAGAAATCTACGATTATATTGACACAAACGAAGAAATTAAGACAATCGGTGAAATGCCGTATTCGATTATTTATCTTCCTTTAAGAACAAAAGAAAAGCTTATTGGTGTTATTACTGTTCAAAGTTTTGAGAAAAACTCTTATTCTGAATTACAGGTTAATCTTCTAAAAAACATTGCTGTACTTTCTGCAATTGCAATTGACAATGCTGTTTCTTACGAAAAGATTGAACGCCAAAAAGAAGAACTTCAATCAACTTCACAGAAGATTACATCTAGTATTAAGTACGCTAAGCAGATTCAAAGTGCAATCTTACCTAACCGTACTGTAATTAGAAATTTACTTCCAGACTCTTTCATTTTCCATAAACCTAAAGATATCGTATCAGGAGATTTCTTCTGGTTCCATCAAGAAGGTAACCGTACATTTATTGCTACTGTAGATTGTAACAACAATGGTGTTCCTGGAGCAATGATGAGTATTATTGGTACTTCTTTATTTAGAGAAATTGTTGAGATTCAAGGAATAGTATCACCAGATGAAATTATCGAATTGATGAACCAGCGTATTTCAATTCATCTAAGTCCTAAAACACAAGAAAAAGAAAATGCAATTGATATTTCTTTATGTGTAATTGATAAAGATGCTAATGTAATGGAATTTGCAGGTGCCAATACTTCTTTAGTAAGAATAGCAAACGATAAATTCTACTTTATTAAAGGTACTCCTGTTTCTATAAGTTCAACTTCTGACAACTCTACTAAGTTCAAGAAACATACATTCGATCTAAATGACGATGCTACTTATTATATGTATACAGATGGTTATGCACAACAAATTGGTGGAGAAGATAAGAAAGAATATAGTAATGATCAGTTCTTAAAACTATTGAACGATAATTATAAATCTGAGAAATCTAATCAAAGAACTGCAATACGTAGAGCTTTTAATGATTGGATGGAAAACGAGTTAGTACAAACAGACGATGTATTAGTTCTTGGGTTTTCACCTAAAGGATAATAAAAAAATAAACGAAAAAAGCTCCTCAAATTCAGGATTTGAGGAGCTTTTTGGTTTTATATAACTTGGTTGACTATGCTTCTAAAGCTTGTTTAATGTCTCCAATAATATCATCTAGATGTTCTAAACCTACAGAAATACGAATTAAACCTGGCGTAATTCCAACAGATAATCTTTCCTCTTCGCTCAATTTTGAGTGCGTTGTAGAAGCTGGGTGTGTAGCAATTGTACGAGTATCTCCTAGGTTAGAAGATCTTGATATCATATTTAAACTATCCCAGAATTTCTTACCTGCTTCTACTCCACCTTTAATTTCAAAAGAAACAATTGCACCACCTAGACGCATTTGTTTTTTTGCTAAATCATATTGCGGGTGAGATTTTAAGAATGGATATTTCACCATTTGTACTTGTGGAAATCCTTCTAATGCTTTTGCCACTTTTAAAGCATTATCACAATGCTTATCCATACGAACAGCAAGTGTTTCTAATGACTTAGACAATATCCAACCATGGAAAGGAGATAAAGCCGGTCCTGTATGTCTTGACAAGAATTTAACTTCATTCATATGCTCCTTTGTACCAAGAATGGCTCCTGCCAATACTCTACCTTGTCCATCAATAAACTTAGTTGCAGAGTGTGTTACAATATGAGCACCCAATGCAATAGGATTTTGGATATACGGCGTAGCAAAGCAATTGTCAACATTAAGAATAACATTATGCTTATTTGCTATTTTAGCCAATGCTTCAATATCTATTAAATCGATAGCCGGGTTAGATGGCGTCTCAATAAATATCATTTTAGTATTTGGCTGAACTGCTTTATCAAAGCCCTCTAAATCATCAAAATCTACGTACGTATGAGAAACTCCCCAACGAGGTAGCAGTTGTGTTAAGATTTGATGAGTTGAACCAAATAATGATCTTGATGCAACTACATGATCGCCGCTCTTTACAAAAGATGCAATACTTAAAAACATTGCAGACATACCCGACGATGTTGCAATTCCTGCTTCAGCACCCTCCAACTGAACAAGTTTATCAATAAACTCGTCGTTATTAGGATTTGAATATCTTGAATAGATATTACCTTCTACTTCATCAGAAAATAATGCACTTGCATGGTCTGCATCTTCAAATGTGAAACTTGAAGTTGCATAAATTGGCACAGAATGTTCTCTGTTATGTGAACGCTCTGTCTGTGCTCTTACCGCAATGGTTTCAAATTTTTTATCCTCTTGGCTCATACAGCTCTGTTAGTTTAATCTTATTATTATTAATCAAACGAATTTGATTAAACACAATCAATCTCAATATTAATAAATATCAGTCAATTAATTAATATCGAGATTAATAAAGTTCAAAACTTTAACGTCTTTACTTCAACTTTATAAAATGTTGGTAAAGATATCTATTTAACTATCTCAAAAGAATGTGTAATCTTTGCTGTAGATTTCACCATTTCAGCAACAGAACAGTACTTATCTACTGCTAAAGCAACAGCTCTTTCTGCTTTACCCTCGTTGATATCACCAAATAATTTAAAATGAACATTTACTGTTTCAAACGGAGAAGGAACTGCATCTCTTCTATCTCCTTCAACCGTAATTTTCACATCTTTAATTTCTTGACGTTGTTTCTTTAAAATATGAATCAAGTCGAAAACAGCACAACCGGCAACTCCTGTTAATACTAATTGCATAGGGCTAAACGCAGAGCCTAAACCCATGCCATCCATTTTACCTTTACCTGCATCAATGTGTAATGTGTTACCTTCTTCTGAAGTTGCTTCGAAACGAACCCCTTCGTTTACTCTATTTAATTCGATTTTCATACGTTTGAATGTTTTTTATTGCCAATAATTTGTTCTATACCCAAAGGTTTGATAAAATTACAAAATACAAACTAAATTCAACGTACTATGAAAAGTATTACTGTAGAAGAATTAAAAGATTTACAAGATAGTGGCACAGACTTCCAATTAATTGATGTGCGTGAGGACTATGAATACGATGAAGCTAATCTTGGCGGAGTATTACTTCCTTTAGCGACTGTAATTGATGAAGCAGAAGCAAAAATCAGTAAAGACAAACGTGTAATTATTCACTGCCGCAGTGGAAAACGTTCTGCAAATGCTATTGCTGCATTAGAAGGAATGAAAGGTTACACAAACCTAGAAAACCTTGAAGGAGGAATTCTTGCATATATTGATGCTTTTGGTCTTGAGGACTAATCGTATGAAAACACCACTTTTTTAACGATATTTGCATTGTTGAAAAAAATGAAGCCGATTTGTAATTTCAATTACAGATCGGTTTTCTCTTTTTCAGGTATTAAACCCTATAATAATCAAGAAATGTCAGATACATTATCAATCGTTATTTTTCAAGGAATAGAATCTGATTGGTGGCCAGCGGTTATGCAGATTCGTAAAGAAGTATTTGTTGACGAACAAGAAATTGACCTATCTTTAGAATTTGATGATTTAGAACCTAAAGCTCACCACCTTTTGGTATTAGATGATGGAAGACCAGCAGGTACTTGTCGTTTTTACACAACAGAAGAAGGTTATAAACTAGGTCGTTTTGCTGTTTCTAAAGATTTTAGAGGAGAAGGAATTGGCAATGCTTTATTACAGGCTAGTTTATCTGAAATTGAAGAAATTGCTCCAGAAGGAACACGTGTTTACCTTCATGCTCAATCATATATAACAAAATTTTACGCTGAAGAAGGTTTTGAAGTAAAAGGTGATGAATTTATGGAAGATGGCATTCCACATGTTGTAATGGAAATGGCAATTTAATTGCACCTTTTTATACTAAAGGATAGTCTTTTTATTTTAAATAGGAAGACTATTTTTTATGATTAATCATTTTGGTTTTTCTTAAATTCTTTAGGAGTGTACCCATAATACTTTTTAAAAACAGCTGTAAAATGACTAGACGTTGAAAAACCCAAGTCCATAGCAATCATGGCTTGTGTTTTGTCTCCTTTTAAAAGTAATTTCTTAGACTCCTCTAACCTTATTTGTTGCTGAAATTGATAAATAGGTACTTCAAAGAAAGTCTTAAACAACAACCTCAATCTACTTACGCTCATACCAGATTCCTTGGCTAAAAACTCAATCGGTATATCTGCTCCTTTCTTATCTATTATCAGTTGTCTAGCATGAAAGAGGGCATTCATATTTAATGACGAATCATCGTTATCAATAGAATTTACAGATAGCTTAGACATTGTTAAAGTGATGAGATAATTAGCGCAATGCTCCATTAGTTCTTTACCATAAATGGGATCATCAATTTCAAACATTCTTAATAATGTACCCAACATTACAGGGTCTAGACTATCGAATTGAGTAAATGATTTTTCCTTTTCAATACTCTTTTTTAGGCTCTCTGATTTATTTACTAACCTAAAAAAATTTTCTTCGCTTACTTTTAGAAGTAATAACTTTAAGGGTACTTTGGCAGGTTGAAACCAATTTAAACTCTTCTTATCATTAGAAACTACTACCCCTCGAAGATCTATTCTTCTTTCTAAATCAAATGCTATATATTTTGATGCATTTACCTCTTGCTGTCCAAAAAGAAAGTTAACATACTCACTGTCATTAACTAAGTTCTTACCTAAATCTGAAAGATCATTATGTAGAAAAACATCAAATTTCAGTAAATATAAATCATCTGAAAAAACTTCACCTTTAATAGAACCACTTGCAATATCATTATTAAATGAGACACAATTATTTTCGATTGATCCATTAAAAGTAGTTGACCAATAGGATAATGTTTCTTGTAATTTT includes:
- a CDS encoding trans-sulfuration enzyme family protein, which codes for MSQEDKKFETIAVRAQTERSHNREHSVPIYATSSFTFEDADHASALFSDEVEGNIYSRYSNPNNDEFIDKLVQLEGAEAGIATSSGMSAMFLSIASFVKSGDHVVASRSLFGSTHQILTQLLPRWGVSHTYVDFDDLEGFDKAVQPNTKMIFIETPSNPAIDLIDIEALAKIANKHNVILNVDNCFATPYIQNPIALGAHIVTHSATKFIDGQGRVLAGAILGTKEHMNEVKFLSRHTGPALSPFHGWILSKSLETLAVRMDKHCDNALKVAKALEGFPQVQMVKYPFLKSHPQYDLAKKQMRLGGAIVSFEIKGGVEAGKKFWDSLNMISRSSNLGDTRTIATHPASTTHSKLSEEERLSVGITPGLIRISVGLEHLDDIIGDIKQALEA
- a CDS encoding helix-turn-helix transcriptional regulator, which gives rise to MPQPKLQETLSYWSTTFNGSIENNCVSFNNDIASGSIKGEVFSDDLYLLKFDVFLHNDLSDLGKNLVNDSEYVNFLFGQQEVNASKYIAFDLERRIDLRGVVVSNDKKSLNWFQPAKVPLKLLLLKVSEENFFRLVNKSESLKKSIEKEKSFTQFDSLDPVMLGTLLRMFEIDDPIYGKELMEHCANYLITLTMSKLSVNSIDNDDSSLNMNALFHARQLIIDKKGADIPIEFLAKESGMSVSRLRLLFKTFFEVPIYQFQQQIRLEESKKLLLKGDKTQAMIAMDLGFSTSSHFTAVFKKYYGYTPKEFKKNQND
- a CDS encoding OsmC family protein, with translation MKIELNRVNEGVRFEATSEEGNTLHIDAGKGKMDGMGLGSAFSPMQLVLTGVAGCAVFDLIHILKKQRQEIKDVKITVEGDRRDAVPSPFETVNVHFKLFGDINEGKAERAVALAVDKYCSVAEMVKSTAKITHSFEIVK
- a CDS encoding rhodanese-like domain-containing protein, whose protein sequence is MKSITVEELKDLQDSGTDFQLIDVREDYEYDEANLGGVLLPLATVIDEAEAKISKDKRVIIHCRSGKRSANAIAALEGMKGYTNLENLEGGILAYIDAFGLED
- a CDS encoding RelA/SpoT family protein; amino-acid sequence: MEINIEKERRELIRMYANLLRKARPFLNDPKDIKLIKEAFLFATEAHKDMRRKSGEPFIYHPVAVATIAAEEIGLGTTSIISALLHDVVEDTEYTLEDIEERFGAKVALIVNGLTKISGAAQKGGSLQAENFRKMLLTISEDVRVVLIKISDRLHNMRTLMSMPKDKQLKVKAETEYIYAPLAHRLGLYNIKSELEDLCLKYSDQTLYEEITKKLKESEEAREHFTYEFKTPLTETLDKQGYKYTIKSRTKSITSIANKMKKQQVGFEEVFDLFAVRIIFESPRQVEKSTCWHVYSIVTDYYTPNVSRLRDWISMPKSNGYESLHTTVMGHNGIWVEVQIRSKRMDEIAEKGYAAHWKYKEQGDNSSEKGIEQWLNEVRTLMENDKVNAVEFLDDFRTNLFNKEVFVFTPNGDLKVFPQGATVLDFAFDIHTEVGAKCLGAKINGKLVPLSYQLQNGDQIEILTANQPKANEGWLKIVRTSRARAKIRSHLKDDRKRVAMIGREIIDRKLKQLKIKYDDKVAQQLRDFFNLNSESDLYYQIGEGIIEHTQIKKFKDHLDTTNTVKKKKIVPDSAKEFKTKIKKIRKDDDELVIGEDMDNVHYSIANCCHPIQGDDIFGFITINNGIKIHRTNCPNSIAMMANYGYRIIKARWASEKESSFISKIAIEGTDRIGLVNDVTRIITSRMKVNIRSISIESLDGIFKGNIEISVKNLKEFEKVITEIGEINGILKITRTDN
- a CDS encoding GNAT family N-acetyltransferase, producing MSDTLSIVIFQGIESDWWPAVMQIRKEVFVDEQEIDLSLEFDDLEPKAHHLLVLDDGRPAGTCRFYTTEEGYKLGRFAVSKDFRGEGIGNALLQASLSEIEEIAPEGTRVYLHAQSYITKFYAEEGFEVKGDEFMEDGIPHVVMEMAI
- a CDS encoding GAF domain-containing SpoIIE family protein phosphatase, yielding MKTGYLDQALSIYQNLTRELTFKGLSTKILSTVTSMSIVERASIIIKSGDDFVLKAYQVRTDNDVVFSESNRIAFDDDLPLGILSQIKESKSTVFVDVAKGNQTVSSDLYVKLNSPTYLNFIPLWNDDIIVGFLMLEQFQNLNSTPESIKFLQLLAPQMAILLQNAVALESYKKLSTAAVERKEEVTQKDPEEDNSSINKSDLKVLGDIGQIIATSHTIESMIQTVYQKINKLIDAQTLDIGIYNEEKGLLEFPSSYEDGEKLPFNTCAIKEGNRLATICFNESRIIHINNFDEEIRDIIPSYEVTAPRVGKKVKSIIYVPVIDKNKVIGVMTVQSGLENAYNPSDIYLVRNISSYIAIAIDNINLSKSSKEQEETHSLITKMNEEKLSKAYTTLKSLGEIGQDITSNLSIERISDTAYESLNSLIDAPLFSIGIYNKDRGVIEVSTNIEHGEKLPPKTILLTDNTKLSVQCFKTLKEIIINDVVSEYSTFIPNVKLPYDDVAKMPQSLIYLPLIGKEGTLGFITVQSYKPHAFLESDLNVLRNIAIYIGIALDNALTYEGLEEIVTDRTAELQQQKQEVEANRDEIQQSYKNVQLLSDIGVTLSSSLSVDGVIETVYKNVHSLMDATTFGIGIYKHRKQQIEFRGAMEKGEKLPFFIHEMSDKTKLSSIALIENKDIVISDITTEIYDYIDTNEEIKTIGEMPYSIIYLPLRTKEKLIGVITVQSFEKNSYSELQVNLLKNIAVLSAIAIDNAVSYEKIERQKEELQSTSQKITSSIKYAKQIQSAILPNRTVIRNLLPDSFIFHKPKDIVSGDFFWFHQEGNRTFIATVDCNNNGVPGAMMSIIGTSLFREIVEIQGIVSPDEIIELMNQRISIHLSPKTQEKENAIDISLCVIDKDANVMEFAGANTSLVRIANDKFYFIKGTPVSISSTSDNSTKFKKHTFDLNDDATYYMYTDGYAQQIGGEDKKEYSNDQFLKLLNDNYKSEKSNQRTAIRRAFNDWMENELVQTDDVLVLGFSPKG